From the Pleurodeles waltl isolate 20211129_DDA chromosome 6, aPleWal1.hap1.20221129, whole genome shotgun sequence genome, the window ttcaggactcacagtggccatcttggatcttctcttcttgattcttcctttgaaataagcgcaagattactctgcaaaccttcttccagtttgggctttgctgtctccactgtggatatctctttgcttttctcatgcatttctttgatttgacttggcaagtttgtgtggtcatgacaaaagGAACCtaccacaattgaacaccctccatgtgtggataaacaaaactctagctcccacactggagacgaaagtacaatccatatcagggtacAAATCTACACCAGCTGAcactggccaacacaagatgaaatacttaccctagcaagtaTAACACAGTGCAATGCCACCCCAAttagatcaacacccacatatccatacagtgaacatctacccttgtcttgtgtGATCAacactgtccacaaagtcagatattggaaacaacagcaaatgtggtggatgcgTCTGTgggtgtgtagtgctttcctcttatttagtttctaagcactaacataacacaacagaaatgcacttgtgaggtcaaagaagacttttattgttattttattcttccccaaccacaatgtttatgaatgaatgacgaattagtagctttcaagtccgcgttaatcaaacaaaatatatcagtttgcaatatacacagcaggttatatttataagatattgaatgcaaagcaaaacaaatacttcaccgtgtaggaactatttacagctacatctttctaaggtctgcaagctgagacccctgtcagccgcgagaaagagtgtcatctacccacacgggatgctggcaactggcgccaagctccagcacgaggtccggcagattcgaatctgactctctgcagcctgttacattcgttacaaaggtgtgccccctcctctcagacctgggaaactgagcaagccttttggagactggccaggtctccaagactactcctgttcccaagctcaagggaagagaaacgacgcccatgtactctctcttatcaggtctagtctactgtgagagcaaaacatcttggttctctggtgcaaaaacacagcttggaaaaatacagaactccacgttaaaggcaatgggcagctaacctaaatatcaaatgcaatgtcatgttaaaggcaataggcagctaacctaaatatcaaatgcaatgtctagtgtcatgtcaaagccaataggcatctaagctgaatacaaaatacaatgtcttatatcatgtcaaagcccataggcagctgagctgaatataaaatgcaatgtataatatcatgtcaaagccaataggcagcggagctgaatatcatgtcaaagccaataggcagttaagctgaatatcatgtcaaagccaataggcagttaagctgaatacaaagtgtaatatatgatatcatgtcaaagccaataggcagcggagctgaatacaaaatgtaatatatgatatcatgtcaaagccaataggcagaatatctaatagcatgtcaaagtcaataggcagctaaattgaatacatcatgtcaaagtcaataggcatgcaatgtcaaagccaataggcggctagactggatacagcatatcaaagccaataggcagaatacagaatgtaatggctaatgcaatgtcaaagcccatagacggctaaactgaatacagaaagcaatggctaatgccatgtcaaagccaataggcacaatacagaatgtaatgactaatgccatgtcaaagccaataggcggctcaactgaacaaaacataccatgtgctactggtgaacattgagcaactaatatgcgcagtggtgaaacacaaagtcattggtcaaaacaaaactccatcaaatagcaggacattccgccctttgaccaatgaatttttgtttcacatatctcatatttcaaacaaacaaaaaaaaaacattatcagcaaatcaaatttcaatgatcaaagcaatccctgtaaagcaatagaagtgaattaacacattgatctcataacctttcacatcagatacatctacatagaaaaagactgggcaatttttttttttttttttttctgaatgagtctctaatttaacagtgttagcaatttgatgtggcatgagttctgctcatgtaaaggtgcacggtccacctgaaaggttttctggaaggtaagcaaaagtcagagttccatacgagaggaaaaaaaaaaaaaaaaacacagcaaacaagttgaacttgaactgaaggcgcagtttgcgcaaaatggatccatggtgctggcactttactcagccaggttcaggttggggattcggtcccttccccgaccccacacgcacacaccggaagggggaccacacagcgcactcagggacagtggcgaaacgtggtaggatctgcaaaagaaacaagtatgacttttcttgcaaataacatttttcatttaaactgcacccttcctctttctttccctgttttataatcagcaggacgtttttgaggccctttgttatattttctgcaggttctggaggatcacttggggcttcagcccacacatcagaactgaggtttttatctgctgcgccacagctccccttttcttgcactgtcagaagggctggggcagactccttctttaccaaacctccattcactgcatttttgtcaagttgggccattctgtctccaatttgtatgaatgaatcagattcttttctaggtatcagcataatttcgatttttccttggtaatttgcagcaatcactctccctaaaacctgatcaatttgccatttctgttctggtaactttcctctccccaactgctctgtgactgcttgcatgacagattgcttttgtgcgtgctgcacagtttttatcaaatctaggggaatgtgcatctctctcatctctgcccacctgtaagtggccttttcacatttctggggcacccacatagccatccccactaaggcagaattctgggtgaacacttctctctctgcatttttctcattaacatctgcaaggtaattgaaccagttaggtgctaaaacattatcaaagaaccaaaaatcagcataaaaatgacacatctcacgtagctcttgctttaaaatctgacacacattatacaactctgttccttctactgtgccagaaagcaacatttcagtcaatgaatcatcagtaaaacaaacatgctttttatcttcagtagacacgaattcaaatggtgcacacaatttcattggtaattcttttatctgtggtactctagccctgtcttgcaagtaccagatccattgtatgattctagctaggggcagtattttcttcccttgttcttgaattacatgtacatcagtttttccttcttgcactgcgcagaaacctaaagtctgcattatttcatttgccaaatcacaagcgcgcagctgcatattatttttcacagtgaccatgtacaaaagtgttaggatttctctcaaatgagggctattctttttccaaaaatcaaacaagctaatgaaactcggggtgtcttgctctaaaatccttcgttttacttgtgcattttgcaacggtaactcgtaaatcacattctcgtccgtgttatcagttaaggaatgcattttggctgccaaaaaccctggctcacaggaaaactcagtgcagctcggagctgtcttaaccccctcattactggaatgggacaagaaagattcttcatttttataactttcagcataattttgaattatcgtatcctggctaatttgctcacgtaaattcctattttcatgttccaacttcctacatttctcctgcatttctctgtaagcagataaaggtatccagacctttctgtcatcattacttccaaaacacacgttttctacatatatacaacgggaattatttctcaaaacaacatcaggcattttagctacacatgcattttcttctgtaattccccaaacagaaaacaattcacagtttttcttagcaccatcaggcagttcatcaacacatgtattctcagacatggtctgccgtgctactgtgattctccaaacagaaaacaatttctgtaattctccaaacaacaaaaacaattacacttttaaagtgtgcacttagaaatctactaactcgtcaaaccccttcttaatcacctcttaatgaccgaccccactcctggtaccaattgtagtgctttcctcttatttagtttctaagcactaacataacacaacagaaatgcacttgtgaggtcaaagaagacttttattgttattttattcttccccaaccacaatgtttatgaatgaatgacgaattagtagctttcaagtccgcgttaatcaaacaaaatatatcagtttgcaatatacacagcaggttatatttataagatattgaatgcaaagcaaaacaaatacttcaccgtgtaggaactatttacagctacatctttctaaggtctgcaagctgagacccctgtcagccgcgagaaagagtgtcatctacccacacgggatgctggcaactggcgccaagctccagcacgaggtccggcagattcgaatctgactctctgcagcctgttacattcgttacaaaggtgtgccccctcctctcagacctgggaaactgagcaagccttttggagactggccaggtctccaagactactcctgttcccaagctcaagggaagagaaacgacgcccatgtactctctcttatcaggtctagtctactgtgagagcaaaacatcttggttctctggtgcaaaaacacagcttggaaaaatacagaactccacgttaaaggcaatgggcagctaacctaaatatcaaatgcaatgtcatgttaaaggcaataggcagctaacctaaatatcaaatgcaatgtctagtgtcatgtcaaagccaataggcatctaagctgaatacaaaatacaatgtcttatatcatgtcaaagcccataggcagctgagctgaatataaaatgcaatgtataatatcatgtcaaagccaataggcagcggagctgaatatcatgtcaaagccaataggcagttaagctgaatatcatgtcaaagccaataggcagttaagctgaatacaaagtgtaatatatgatatcatgtcaaagccaataggcagcggagctgaatacaaaatgtaatatatgatatcatgtcaaagccaataggcagaatatctaatagcatgtcaaagtcaataggcagctaaattgaatacatcatgtcaaagtcaataggcatgcaatgtcaaagccaataggcggctagactggatacagcatatcaaagccaataggcagaatacagaatgtaatggctaatgcaatgtcaaagcccatagacggctaaactgaatacagaaagcaatggctaatgccatgtcaaagccaataggcacaatacagaatgtaatgactaatgccatgtcaaagccaataggcggctcaactgaacaaaacataccatgtgctactggtgaacattgagcaactaatatgcgcagtggtgaaacacaaagtcattggtcaaaacaaaactccatcaaatagcaggacagggtgttgtggtggtgtctggggtatggtgtctgaggtgtgtggggctgtggtttGTGagttgttgtctgggtgtatggtgggtgtgatggatgtgtccctgggtgttgtggtggtgtctgtgggtatggtggatgtggtgtgttggtCGATGGggctgtctgttgaaatggtggctgatgtggtgtctgtgggtgaatgttgagtgcctgcattccGGTGTGGCTGCTagagtttgtgtcgctgtgtgatgcttgtgtgcgttgaggttggtgcatgcagatgtgtctgtgtgcttaggacaagtaggagaatagggaatttggatagggaagacagaggtggtgggagggaggaatggggatggattgctgtcatcagtgaggaggccagggcctgaaaagatctctgtatgccacACATGTcaatatgaatgtcttccaggaaggcatttgtctgaagttggcttaccaacccctggatggcattgacaatggcagtctgcctcacagaaggctattgacctcctgatactcctcaggaggtcaatatacttctcactcggggcagcaggagtaacaggggctggcactgaggcacctagggcaaaggagacgcccaccctcttaggtgagtgggcatggccaactgggtggggagcaacaggaagggtggtgctagtactggggttGGTGGACAAGGGTGGTACAGGaataggtcctgatgggtcccccacccctagagagtggccactggaggtagaatctaaagatgacaaggttgatcctgtgtccttagtggcactcccctcaccttccgggccactgggtcactCTGTGTCATGGTGTCATGCCTGGAGGTACcgtggtcagatgcttccccacttggtttcgccctgtctcgccctgtctccttcgcttgcctgggatgatgctgcaaatacaaaggggaaaagggtctccacatgttcctgatcacacttgaacaaaaacTGTGATTTACaaccagtaccatgatgtcaagtaggccccagcaacaaactatttcaaggtggctcctacatgaaccataccatatgcatgcatgctacatgaactgtcaacagttgcccacaggaaaatcaggtctcagatctccaattacaagggtgaagttgtgcaatcacaataaccattgaacaagtaggagaccatatcaccttaaatgctttgcctcatggagcatacctgttacctgttgtcatataacAGTAGTCCAATGACAATAGTagtccaatgccaagttcattgcAACAGATCCCTCACAATGTCATGCAGACatttgtttgttacatatgcaataacacaacaataagagagggtgctccaaatcctgccatgtttttgacagcagtacagtatcctgaagcaggtgacatggaaataagcacctcaccatgtgtaaattgtcctaattgagtgatggaggtagtactaatgttgctcagatatactacttatttggcatgaaaatgtacactgtattcaaaatgtgcaaattgacagggagatatgctAAATTGCATAACACAATCAAACAGCTAGTgtggggaagtaccatcttgccaggcatgttacccccattttcactgtctgtatgtttgtttttacccatgtgtcactgggatcatgccaggcaggaccccagtgctcataatgtatgccctgtatgtgttccctgtgttgtgcctaactgtatcactgaggctctgctaaccagaacctcagtgtttatgctctctctgctttctaaaattgtcactgcaggctagtgactcattttaccaattctcattggcacactggtacacccatataattcccttgtatatggtacttaggtacccagcgtattggggttccaggagatccctatggtctgcagcatttcttttgccacccatagggagctctgacaattcttacacaggactgccactgcagcctgagtgaaataatgtccacgttatttcacagccatttttcactgcacataagtaacttataagtcacctatatgtctaaacttcacttggtgaaggctaggtgccaagttacttagggccagatgtaggaagccgtttgcatggtgcaaactgcgaaaatcgcagtttgcgacatgtaaAAGGCCTAATGCGATGCACAATAACAAattgctagtcggtaccgactcgcaatttgtgaatgcgactcgcaaataggaaggggtgttcccttcctatttgcaactcgcatcgcaattcagaattgctttgtgaccgcgaatgcggtcgcaaagcaactcgcagttaccaccagtgtcacactggtggtaactcgttcgcaaaagggaaggggtccctttgtgaatgttgcccagaatgttttttcagagcaggcagtggtacaatggaccactgcctacactgaaaaaactaaac encodes:
- the LOC138300700 gene encoding uncharacterized protein → MSENTCVDELPDGAKKNCELFSVWGITEENACVAKMPDVVLRNNSRCIYVENVCFGSNDDRKVWIPLSAYREMQEKCRKLEHENRNLREQISQDTIIQNYAESYKNEESFLSHSSNEGVKTAPSCTEFSCEPGFLAAKMHSLTDNTDENVIYELPLQNAQVKRRILEQDTPSFISLFDFWKKNSPHLREILTLLYMVTVKNNMQLRACDLANEIMQTLGFCAVQEGKTDVHVIQEQGKKILPLARIIQWIWYLQDRARVPQIKELPMKLCAPFEFVSTEDKKHVCFTDDSLTEMLLSGTVEGTELYNVCQILKQELREMCHFYADFWFFDNVLAPNWFNYLADVNEKNAEREVFTQNSALVGMAMWVPQKCEKATYRSYHVSPLSLSALCGPPSGVCVWGRGRDRIPNLNLAE